A part of Candidatus Electrothrix aestuarii genomic DNA contains:
- a CDS encoding choice-of-anchor Q domain-containing protein: protein MTRQLKYFSILFGLLVLVLGTVQAAEITVDADGVCTLAEAIDSANNNNANGNGCVDGVENETDVISLETNVFLNATLPEFYSDITIKGHGYTIDGGGLGGTAVLTVWFDSNVFIREVTITGGDEGGIKNLGTLTLLNSTVSGNNTLDSGGGIDNFWGVLTVINSTVSGNSARYGGGVNSEGGLTILVNTLVSENFATKGGGIFGGDDIVLKNSIISGNIASIGNEIYGEVLADAFNVLGEASNTSAAAFYRFEPGDNDVIATSDGLGVPLHFIFDPTLANNGGPTKTHALVAGSPAIDLDAECSALMEEEEELRDQRGFFRPIGGGCDAGAFEFGSSKMIVDASGTCTLADAITAANTDTATGGCPAGSGGDTIVLEIDVTLEVPLPEIVTPITIEGQGHTIDGNGGDWSVLTIVEDGNMTLNETTVTGADHISNVVAQSGGGIRNYYGTVTLNRSTVSGNSGSFSGGISNFNGTATLNNSTVSDNFAENYAGGVTNYDGVMNLTNSTVSDNFSAGQAGGIANNGSLTLINSTVSGNSASTFAGGIYNIDTMIVSSSIISGNIAATDEGREIYNQLASNGIVTVNSYNLFGHSGITDAQAIAGFTPGFNDTTATSDGTNPTALSNILGPLADNGGPTKTHALVPGSPAIDLDVTCSNGLIQEDQRGEHRPFGAGCDAGAYELKAIIVDVEENCTLADAITAANTDTATGGCPAGFESDTIILDTDVTLATELPEISSQITIEGQKHTINGSSGENGEWSVLMIFPEGNLTLNEASITGGMFVDGGGIFNAGITTLNRCTVYGNWTSRLGGGIVSRGTLILVDSTVRENGAGVEGGGIFINEGDVTLINSTVSGNGGKLMASTGGISNGGGELILINSTVAGNDSVGISSRTPGVTTLYSSIVTGNTGGEIYDVTEGSVIAGNDNIFGHSGISNVEAFEGFVPGDNDINATNDCDPNESNCVPTALSAILRPLADNGGPTMTHALVPGSPALDLDASCSALQEAGKELLDQRGESRPVGNGCDAGSFELSISPQDTRAFLPAIYSLLL, encoded by the coding sequence ATGACAAGACAACTGAAATATTTTTCAATTTTATTCGGATTACTTGTGTTGGTATTAGGTACAGTGCAGGCTGCTGAGATTACGGTGGATGCGGATGGAGTTTGCACTTTGGCTGAGGCTATTGACTCGGCCAATAATAATAATGCGAACGGAAACGGCTGTGTTGATGGTGTTGAAAACGAGACTGATGTAATTAGCCTGGAAACCAATGTTTTTCTTAATGCTACCCTACCAGAGTTCTATAGTGATATAACGATTAAAGGACATGGGTATACGATTGACGGAGGAGGGCTTGGTGGGACTGCTGTGTTGACTGTATGGTTTGACAGCAATGTTTTTATACGCGAGGTTACAATTACCGGAGGGGATGAAGGGGGAATTAAGAACCTGGGGACATTGACCCTGCTTAACTCAACGGTGAGCGGAAACAATACGTTAGATTCAGGGGGAGGTATTGATAATTTTTGGGGAGTACTCACCGTGATTAATTCTACAGTTAGCGGCAACTCGGCACGTTATGGTGGTGGGGTTAATAGTGAAGGTGGACTAACTATTTTGGTTAATACCTTGGTCAGTGAAAATTTTGCGACAAAAGGTGGAGGAATATTTGGAGGTGATGATATTGTTCTGAAAAACTCAATTATTAGTGGCAATATTGCTTCTATAGGGAATGAAATATATGGAGAGGTGTTGGCTGACGCCTTTAATGTATTGGGTGAAGCGAGTAATACCAGTGCAGCAGCTTTCTATAGATTTGAGCCAGGAGACAATGATGTGATTGCGACTAGTGACGGTTTAGGTGTCCCTTTGCATTTCATCTTTGATCCAACCTTGGCGAACAACGGGGGGCCGACCAAGACCCATGCCTTAGTTGCTGGCAGTCCGGCTATTGATTTGGATGCAGAGTGCAGTGCCCTTATGGAAGAGGAAGAAGAATTAAGAGATCAGCGAGGCTTTTTCCGCCCTATCGGCGGGGGGTGTGATGCAGGTGCCTTTGAATTCGGCAGCTCTAAAATGATTGTTGATGCAAGTGGTACCTGCACCTTGGCCGACGCCATCACTGCGGCCAACACCGATACGGCCACAGGTGGTTGTCCCGCCGGTTCTGGTGGTGATACTATTGTGTTGGAAATCGATGTCACTCTTGAGGTACCATTACCGGAGATTGTTACCCCTATTACCATAGAGGGGCAGGGGCATACTATTGATGGTAACGGCGGAGACTGGTCCGTGCTGACAATTGTCGAAGATGGTAATATGACCCTTAATGAGACCACAGTTACTGGTGCAGATCACATATCAAACGTTGTTGCTCAATCTGGAGGAGGAATTAGGAACTATTATGGTACCGTCACCCTGAACCGCTCTACTGTCAGCGGTAACTCCGGGTCATTCAGCGGGGGGATTAGTAACTTTAATGGTACCGCCACGCTAAACAATTCTACAGTCAGCGATAACTTTGCAGAAAATTACGCAGGAGGGGTTACCAACTATGATGGTGTAATGAACCTGACTAATTCCACAGTCAGCGACAACTTTTCAGCAGGCCAAGCCGGAGGAATAGCCAATAATGGTTCATTGACCCTGATCAATTCTACAGTCAGTGGCAACTCTGCTTCAACCTTCGCCGGGGGAATTTATAATATCGATACAATGATCGTATCCAGCTCAATCATCAGTGGCAATATAGCTGCTACTGATGAAGGTAGAGAAATTTATAATCAGCTAGCATCGAATGGTATTGTTACCGTAAACAGCTACAACCTCTTTGGGCACAGCGGCATTACTGATGCACAAGCCATTGCTGGCTTTACACCCGGTTTTAACGATACTACTGCTACCTCTGACGGTACGAATCCGACAGCCCTCTCTAATATTCTCGGCCCCTTGGCCGATAACGGCGGCCCGACCAAGACCCATGCCTTGGTTCCGGGAAGCCCTGCAATAGATCTGGATGTAACGTGTAGTAACGGTTTAATTCAAGAAGACCAGCGCGGCGAACACCGTCCATTCGGTGCAGGATGCGATGCTGGTGCCTATGAGCTCAAAGCAATTATTGTTGATGTGGAAGAAAATTGTACCTTGGCTGATGCTATTACTGCCGCCAATACTGATACAGCTACCGGAGGCTGTCCTGCGGGGTTTGAGTCCGACACCATTATACTGGATACTGATGTTACACTCGCCACCGAGCTGCCGGAGATTAGCAGCCAAATTACGATTGAAGGGCAGAAGCACACCATTAACGGTAGCTCTGGAGAAAATGGAGAGTGGTCGGTATTAATGATTTTTCCAGAAGGAAATCTCACCTTGAATGAGGCTTCGATTACTGGAGGTATGTTTGTTGATGGCGGAGGAATTTTTAACGCTGGTATAACAACTTTGAATAGATGCACAGTTTACGGAAACTGGACAAGTCGTCTTGGCGGAGGAATTGTCAGTCGTGGAACGCTCATTTTGGTTGATTCAACAGTCAGAGAAAATGGAGCTGGCGTTGAAGGTGGAGGGATTTTTATCAACGAGGGTGATGTAACGTTAATTAATTCTACAGTGAGCGGAAATGGGGGGAAGCTAATGGCCAGCACTGGCGGGATTTCAAACGGTGGAGGAGAGCTGATTTTGATCAATTCTACAGTCGCAGGAAATGATTCTGTAGGAATTAGCAGTCGTACTCCCGGAGTGACGACCTTGTATAGCTCGATTGTTACGGGTAATACAGGGGGAGAAATTTACGATGTAACTGAAGGTTCTGTTATTGCAGGTAATGATAATATTTTTGGTCATAGTGGCATAAGCAATGTAGAGGCCTTTGAAGGCTTCGTGCCTGGCGACAACGATATTAATGCTACCAATGATTGCGACCCAAACGAGAGTAACTGCGTTCCTACCGCCTTATCTGCCATCCTTCGTCCCTTAGCCGACAACGGTGGACCAACCATGACCCATGCCCTTGTTCCAGGGAGCCCGGCCCTGGATCTGGACGCATCCTGCAGTGCCCTTCAGGAAGCAGGAAAAGAGTTGCTGGATCAACGTGGTGAGTCTCGCCCGGTTGGAAACGGCTGTGACGCGGGCTCCTTTGAATTGAGCATTAGCCCGCAGGATACAAGAGCCTTCCTGCCTGCTATTTATTCTCTCCTGCTTTGA
- a CDS encoding DUF882 domain-containing protein, producing the protein MKRRSFLLLGAKTAAGILLTQTAPVWAGIARISGVTEEHTPRTLSFYHTHTREQLDITYAIGETYNQEALDALNLYLRDFRTAEVHPIDPALLDILWTIQQKMGCTSCYEVISGYRSPATNSQLHSKSKGVAKRSLHMQGMAIDVRLTGQQTNKLRDCAISLKAGGVGYYAASDFVHIDTGRVRTW; encoded by the coding sequence ATGAAACGCCGATCTTTTCTGCTCTTAGGAGCCAAAACAGCTGCCGGAATTCTGCTAACTCAGACAGCCCCGGTATGGGCAGGTATTGCCCGAATATCTGGAGTCACAGAAGAACATACACCAAGAACCCTGTCATTCTATCATACCCACACCCGTGAGCAGCTGGATATTACCTACGCCATTGGTGAGACCTATAACCAGGAGGCCTTGGATGCACTCAACCTCTATCTGCGGGATTTCCGCACCGCTGAGGTCCATCCTATTGATCCGGCCTTACTGGATATCCTTTGGACCATCCAGCAAAAAATGGGCTGCACCAGCTGCTATGAGGTTATCTCAGGTTATAGGTCTCCAGCAACGAACAGCCAACTGCACAGCAAAAGTAAGGGTGTTGCCAAGCGCAGCCTGCATATGCAGGGCATGGCCATTGATGTGCGGTTAACAGGTCAGCAAACCAACAAGCTGCGGGACTGTGCGATTTCGCTCAAGGCCGGAGGCGTGGGCTATTACGCTGCTTCCGATTTTGTCCACATCGACACAGGTCGGGTACGTACCTGGTAA
- a CDS encoding CAP domain-containing protein — MKTQQRGTNQHRGLITLTTTAFLAAAVLTAGCVNTGNTGSTGTTGASGPLSRHDILSAGQSEVSLQQNERHSGGENLINPEAITAEHNRWRSQVGVPELRWSDKLANAAQDWADTLKEKGCGFYHSNNGYGENLFMSSARIRSDGTREVMDVKPQDAVDSWGNESRDYNYAENSCSGVCGHYTQVVWKETQEVGCAKTVCDDKSQVWVCSYAPAGNRIGKRPY; from the coding sequence ATGAAAACACAACAAAGAGGAACAAACCAACACAGAGGATTAATCACATTGACGACTACCGCCTTTTTGGCCGCTGCTGTCCTGACAGCTGGATGCGTTAACACAGGAAACACAGGAAGCACAGGGACTACAGGAGCAAGTGGACCACTATCGAGACATGACATTCTGTCCGCTGGACAAAGCGAAGTCTCTCTCCAGCAGAACGAACGTCACTCAGGTGGGGAAAATCTGATTAATCCAGAGGCTATCACAGCAGAACATAATCGCTGGCGTTCTCAAGTCGGTGTCCCTGAGCTTAGATGGTCAGACAAATTGGCCAATGCAGCACAGGACTGGGCTGATACCCTGAAAGAAAAGGGCTGCGGATTTTACCATAGCAATAACGGCTACGGGGAAAATCTCTTTATGTCCAGCGCACGGATCCGGTCTGACGGTACCAGAGAAGTGATGGATGTCAAACCGCAGGATGCTGTTGATAGTTGGGGAAATGAAAGCAGGGATTATAACTATGCAGAAAACAGCTGCTCTGGTGTCTGTGGTCATTACACCCAGGTGGTCTGGAAAGAGACCCAGGAAGTGGGTTGCGCCAAAACGGTCTGTGATGACAAGTCCCAGGTCTGGGTTTGCAGTTACGCACCAGCTGGAAATCGTATCGGCAAAAGACCCTATTGA
- a CDS encoding rhodanese-like domain-containing protein, protein MRWKQFLTPVKSLNAPETKEYLKKYSLDEYNLIDVRQPSEYRSGHIPGAKLIPVAEMAERSKEIDPTKPTIVYCAIGGRSRVAAQMLAGKGFSKVINMAGGFKAWNDDTAFGAEETGMTLFSGKEKLEDVLLTAYSLEAGLEDFYTSLQGRVKQEEVKSLFNKLSSIEVKHQERIYAQYQQISSAPPLGREEFASKAEKQAMEGGLSTEEYLAQYPTDFENITDVVSLAMGIEAQALDLYLRAADNSTQTDTRQVLLRIAEEERTHLKLLGDLLDQQGDNV, encoded by the coding sequence ATGCGCTGGAAACAATTCCTTACCCCGGTAAAGTCCCTCAATGCACCGGAGACAAAAGAGTACCTGAAGAAATATTCCCTTGATGAGTATAATCTTATAGATGTTCGTCAACCCAGCGAATACAGAAGCGGCCATATCCCCGGTGCCAAGCTTATTCCCGTGGCTGAAATGGCCGAACGGAGCAAGGAGATTGACCCGACCAAGCCGACCATTGTCTACTGCGCTATTGGTGGACGAAGCCGGGTTGCAGCCCAGATGCTGGCAGGCAAGGGCTTTTCCAAGGTCATTAATATGGCTGGCGGGTTCAAAGCCTGGAACGACGACACCGCCTTTGGTGCCGAAGAGACGGGCATGACCCTCTTTTCCGGCAAAGAAAAGCTTGAGGATGTGCTCCTGACCGCCTATAGCCTGGAGGCCGGGCTTGAGGATTTTTACACCTCCCTGCAAGGACGAGTCAAACAGGAAGAGGTCAAGTCCCTGTTTAACAAACTCAGTAGCATTGAAGTCAAGCATCAGGAACGGATCTATGCCCAGTACCAGCAGATAAGCTCTGCCCCCCCGCTGGGGCGCGAGGAATTTGCCAGTAAGGCAGAAAAACAGGCAATGGAGGGCGGCCTGAGCACTGAAGAATACCTTGCTCAGTATCCAACAGATTTTGAGAATATCACGGATGTGGTTTCTTTGGCCATGGGTATTGAGGCCCAGGCCCTGGACCTCTATCTCCGGGCCGCTGACAACAGTACCCAGACAGATACCCGACAGGTGCTTTTGCGCATTGCCGAGGAAGAGCGCACCCACCTCAAACTGCTGGGCGACCTGTTGGATCAACAGGGAGACAACGTGTAA
- a CDS encoding FAD-dependent oxidoreductase: MTKRLVIAGGGHAHMLTLAHLDEFVTKGFEVTVIGPDTHHYYSGMGPGMLGGSYRPEEIRFATKDLVEKKGGVFKHAKVICIQPVERTLRLSTGEVVPYDVLSCNLGSQVPEDLIQGSLDDVFLVKPIEGLYRARQRILELGRSEKLRIAVVGGGPSAVEVAGNLWRLGQEPGMQTPEITVFAGTSILPHHPAGVRRHAENSLASRSIQVIRNNRVQHIEPNRITDSQGVQYEVDLIFVAVGVRPNKLIEESGIPTGPQGGLLVNRYLQSVKYERIFGGGDCIDFEEQPLDKVGVYAVRQNPILKHNLMATLTGERLRPFAPGGKYLLIFNLGDGTGILRKWPIVLNGRLAFFIKDWIDRRFMRTFQAFE, from the coding sequence ATGACGAAACGATTAGTGATTGCAGGCGGCGGTCATGCTCATATGCTGACTCTTGCCCACTTAGATGAATTTGTTACCAAGGGATTCGAGGTCACGGTTATCGGCCCGGACACCCATCATTATTATTCCGGCATGGGACCGGGCATGTTGGGCGGCAGCTACCGCCCGGAGGAAATCCGCTTTGCCACCAAGGATCTGGTCGAGAAAAAAGGCGGGGTGTTCAAACATGCCAAGGTCATCTGCATTCAGCCGGTTGAGCGAACTCTCCGACTCAGCACCGGTGAGGTGGTGCCCTATGATGTCCTCTCCTGCAATCTCGGCAGTCAGGTCCCGGAAGACCTGATCCAAGGTTCCCTGGACGATGTCTTCCTGGTCAAGCCCATTGAGGGCTTGTATCGGGCCAGACAGCGTATCCTGGAACTGGGGAGGAGCGAGAAACTGCGAATCGCAGTGGTGGGCGGCGGTCCCTCGGCAGTGGAGGTAGCTGGTAATCTCTGGCGGCTGGGCCAGGAGCCGGGCATGCAGACGCCGGAGATCACGGTGTTTGCCGGGACTTCTATTCTGCCCCATCATCCGGCGGGCGTTCGTCGCCATGCTGAAAATTCACTCGCCTCCAGATCCATCCAGGTCATCAGGAATAACCGGGTCCAGCACATAGAACCGAACAGGATCACGGACAGTCAGGGAGTACAATATGAAGTTGATCTCATCTTTGTTGCTGTGGGGGTCAGGCCCAATAAGCTGATAGAGGAATCCGGCATTCCTACTGGTCCGCAGGGGGGCCTGCTGGTGAATCGCTATCTCCAAAGCGTCAAGTACGAGCGCATCTTCGGAGGCGGGGACTGCATAGACTTTGAGGAGCAACCCCTGGACAAGGTGGGGGTGTATGCGGTGCGGCAAAACCCTATCCTCAAGCATAATCTCATGGCTACCTTGACTGGGGAGCGACTGCGCCCCTTTGCTCCGGGGGGCAAATACCTGCTGATCTTCAACCTTGGTGATGGCACCGGTATCCTGCGGAAATGGCCCATCGTGCTTAACGGACGGCTGGCCTTCTTTATTAAGGATTGGATCGACCGCCGCTTCATGCGGACCTTTCAGGCCTTTGAGTAA
- a CDS encoding tetratricopeptide repeat protein, with protein sequence MQGKRYFIRTPKPRTVLRTVVVVAALIGVSLVAWYGLPLTDDKSQITPQRENTPAALTEHDASVPDKTNNTSSSTNEHSRTVPESFTSYTEELDVTDAMLDGFLRILKEEQVPHSDLDTKLREITRQYPELLTRLGQVPSPGPEMLQVKAQARQSIETGDYATAEQLLKEIAEQDNLAVAPAYAALATLQRIRLRYAEAAKYWQKAVALLPESEKQTRASYLNKAGCDLYRLARYNDALPLFEQSLVLSRESKDKPGQGRALNSIAHIYNTQGDYDTALSYLEQSLAISKELDDKGVKEHTLLDISRIYQRRGDYETALRYLEQSLAVCRDMGNRVKEGRILSDIGQVYQALDNNAKALQYYQESLAISREISDWAGESRALTNLSRFFGARGDHGTALRYLEQCLDVAHESGATEEEHALRWNIDMFLKGESDLDQEEQYINQAVEAAEAVGSPKSGEWRGELE encoded by the coding sequence ATGCAGGGAAAACGCTACTTCATACGCACGCCAAAGCCACGCACCGTATTGCGTACCGTGGTAGTGGTCGCGGCGCTCATCGGCGTAAGCCTTGTCGCGTGGTATGGTCTGCCTCTGACAGATGACAAGTCACAGATCACCCCCCAGAGAGAGAATACTCCAGCTGCCCTAACTGAGCATGATGCCTCGGTGCCCGACAAGACGAACAACACCAGCAGCAGCACCAATGAGCACAGCAGGACTGTCCCGGAATCCTTTACCAGCTATACAGAGGAACTGGATGTCACTGATGCAATGCTGGATGGCTTTTTGAGAATCCTGAAGGAGGAGCAGGTACCCCATAGTGACCTGGATACCAAGCTGAGGGAAATAACCAGGCAGTATCCAGAGCTGCTCACGCGCCTGGGGCAAGTCCCGTCCCCAGGCCCGGAGATGCTACAAGTCAAGGCGCAGGCCCGACAAAGCATTGAGACAGGTGACTATGCCACAGCCGAACAGCTGCTGAAAGAGATTGCTGAGCAAGACAATCTCGCCGTTGCCCCGGCCTATGCAGCGCTGGCCACCCTGCAACGCATCCGCTTGCGCTATGCTGAGGCAGCCAAGTACTGGCAAAAGGCAGTCGCTCTGCTGCCTGAGAGCGAGAAGCAGACCCGGGCATCTTACCTGAACAAGGCAGGCTGTGACCTTTATCGCCTTGCCCGCTATAACGATGCCCTCCCCCTGTTTGAACAGAGCCTGGTCCTCAGCCGGGAGAGCAAGGACAAGCCAGGCCAAGGCCGCGCCCTGAATTCCATAGCCCATATCTATAATACGCAAGGCGATTACGACACCGCCCTCAGCTACCTGGAGCAGAGCCTGGCCATCAGTAAGGAGCTTGATGATAAGGGCGTCAAGGAGCACACCTTGCTCGACATCAGCCGGATTTACCAGAGACGGGGTGATTACGAGACTGCGCTCAGGTATCTGGAGCAGAGCCTGGCAGTCTGCCGGGATATGGGCAACAGGGTCAAGGAAGGCAGGATCCTCAGCGATATCGGGCAGGTTTACCAGGCACTGGATAACAATGCCAAGGCCTTACAGTATTACCAGGAGAGCCTGGCCATCAGCCGGGAGATCAGCGATTGGGCCGGGGAAAGCAGGGCACTGACCAATCTCAGCCGCTTCTTCGGTGCCCGGGGCGATCATGGCACCGCGCTCAGGTACCTGGAGCAATGCCTGGACGTAGCGCATGAAAGCGGGGCCACAGAGGAGGAGCACGCCCTCAGGTGGAATATCGACATGTTCCTCAAGGGAGAGAGTGACCTGGACCAGGAGGAGCAGTACATCAACCAGGCCGTGGAAGCTGCCGAGGCCGTAGGGTCTCCGAAGTCGGGAGAGTGGCGCGGGGAGCTGGAATAG
- a CDS encoding class I SAM-dependent methyltransferase gives MGEKKDWDQRYDEEDMPWDTGMPEIALINLIAHWPKCIKRVMDVGCGTGSNAVWMAEQGIEVTAMDISAKALALAEKRCTEHGVKCRLVKADFLTCTPTGQYDLLFDRGCFHCTDGAEERLHFAQQAATHLKPGGYWLSLIGNKDQTMPEGKGPPRLSATEVCTAVEGEFEILSLESVLKPSPQQPEPLRFWHCLMRMR, from the coding sequence ATGGGAGAAAAAAAAGACTGGGATCAACGCTACGACGAGGAAGACATGCCCTGGGACACCGGCATGCCGGAGATCGCCCTGATCAACCTGATCGCCCACTGGCCCAAGTGTATCAAGCGGGTCATGGATGTGGGCTGCGGCACCGGCTCCAATGCGGTCTGGATGGCTGAGCAGGGCATAGAGGTCACGGCAATGGATATCTCGGCCAAGGCACTTGCCCTGGCGGAAAAGCGCTGCACAGAGCACGGGGTGAAGTGTCGTCTGGTCAAGGCGGACTTCCTCACCTGCACCCCCACGGGCCAATACGACCTGCTCTTTGACCGGGGCTGTTTCCATTGCACGGACGGAGCAGAGGAGCGCCTGCACTTTGCCCAACAGGCAGCAACCCACCTCAAGCCGGGGGGCTATTGGTTGAGCCTGATCGGCAATAAAGACCAGACCATGCCGGAAGGCAAAGGACCGCCCAGGCTCTCCGCCACTGAGGTCTGCACAGCAGTCGAGGGGGAGTTCGAGATTCTGAGCCTGGAATCCGTGCTCAAGCCCTCTCCCCAACAGCCTGAGCCGCTGAGGTTCTGGCATTGCCTGATGCGGATGAGATAA
- a CDS encoding spore photoproduct lyase family protein, with amino-acid sequence MSYGDPAKYITQLYVTEECRQNAYAQEIMERSKLPVTVIEDRQHPEIGGIYPGNLSQGKHHLLLCKNRGRFFKPCPATREYTCCEYQVLNIGMGCPMDCVYCILQAYLNNPWISFFVNIEDLFGELDAAFAADPQTFHRIGTGEFTDSLALDSLTRFSPLLVEYMRDKQSAVLELKSKSVVIDNLEGLDHGGRTLVAWSLNSPPIMEKEEIRTASLEERLSAAVRCADWGYQLAFHFDPIIWHEGWQEGYRATIRQLFATVPADRIAWISLGALRYLPSLQSIAAERFPQSNFFYEEFVEGLDGKSRYFRSQRVEMYKLIADELARFAHSRTCIYFCMESENIWQEVFGSTPTEQGGLRAMLDRSVRSEEDQAALLKP; translated from the coding sequence ATGTCCTACGGAGACCCTGCAAAATACATCACCCAGCTCTATGTCACTGAGGAGTGTCGGCAGAATGCCTATGCCCAGGAGATCATGGAGCGGAGCAAGCTGCCAGTCACTGTTATTGAGGACCGCCAGCACCCCGAGATTGGGGGCATCTATCCTGGTAACCTGAGTCAGGGTAAGCACCATCTGCTTCTTTGTAAGAACAGGGGACGCTTTTTCAAGCCCTGTCCTGCCACCCGTGAGTACACCTGCTGCGAATATCAGGTCCTCAATATCGGCATGGGCTGCCCGATGGACTGCGTGTACTGTATCCTCCAGGCCTATCTCAATAATCCCTGGATCAGCTTCTTTGTGAATATCGAAGACCTTTTCGGAGAGCTGGATGCCGCCTTTGCTGCGGACCCGCAGACCTTTCACCGGATCGGGACTGGTGAGTTCACGGACAGCCTGGCCCTGGACAGCCTGACCCGCTTCAGCCCCTTGCTGGTGGAGTATATGCGGGATAAGCAGAGTGCGGTGCTGGAGCTGAAGTCAAAATCCGTGGTGATTGATAACCTGGAAGGCTTGGATCATGGCGGGCGCACCTTGGTGGCCTGGTCCCTGAACAGTCCTCCTATTATGGAAAAGGAAGAGATCCGGACTGCCAGTCTGGAAGAGCGCCTGAGCGCAGCGGTTCGTTGCGCGGACTGGGGCTATCAGCTCGCCTTTCATTTTGATCCCATTATCTGGCATGAGGGGTGGCAGGAAGGCTACCGGGCAACCATCAGGCAGCTCTTTGCCACCGTACCTGCGGACCGCATCGCCTGGATCAGCTTGGGTGCTCTGCGTTATCTGCCCTCCTTGCAGTCTATTGCTGCTGAGCGCTTTCCGCAGTCGAACTTTTTCTATGAGGAGTTTGTGGAAGGCCTGGATGGCAAGTCCCGCTATTTCAGGAGCCAGCGGGTGGAGATGTATAAGTTGATTGCCGATGAGCTGGCTCGCTTTGCCCATTCCCGGACCTGCATCTACTTCTGCATGGAGAGCGAGAATATCTGGCAGGAGGTCTTTGGCTCTACCCCGACAGAGCAGGGTGGCTTACGGGCCATGTTGGATCGCAGTGTGCGGTCGGAAGAAGATCAGGCCGCTCTGCTCAAGCCATAA
- the tviB gene encoding Vi polysaccharide biosynthesis UDP-N-acetylglucosamine C-6 dehydrogenase TviB — MPDIHSTKLAIIGLGYVGLPLAVEFSKKSPCVGFDLKEERIAELRQGLDVTREVSSEELARAQDLQFTSQIEDLRTCNVFIIAVPTPIDASKQPDLRPLQGASHTVALVLKPGDVVIYESTVYPGATEEVCIPILEEASGLIYNKDFFAGYSPERINPGDHEHRLPTIVKVTSGSTPKIADFVDQLYQTIITAGTFKATSIRVAEAAKVIENTQRDVNIALVNELALIFNRLGINTLDVLEAAGTKWNFLPFRPGLVGGHCIGVDPYYLTHKAQQVGYHPEMILAGRRLNDNMGRYIASEVVKLMLMKRIHVADAKILVLGLTFKENCPDLRNTRVTDIIDELSTYGADVEIYDPWADSQEAQQYYGVTMTETLEENRYDAVVLAVAHQEFSRFDQDELKRITRSCAVIYDVKNVLAKGLADGNL, encoded by the coding sequence ATGCCTGATATTCACTCAACAAAATTAGCTATAATCGGCCTCGGTTATGTTGGTCTACCCTTGGCTGTGGAGTTTAGTAAAAAAAGTCCCTGTGTCGGTTTTGATCTGAAAGAAGAGCGGATTGCTGAGTTGCGGCAGGGGCTTGATGTCACCCGCGAGGTGAGCTCGGAAGAGCTGGCCAGGGCCCAGGATCTCCAGTTTACCTCCCAAATAGAGGATCTGCGGACCTGCAATGTCTTTATTATTGCCGTGCCCACGCCTATTGATGCGAGCAAGCAACCTGATCTCCGTCCGCTGCAAGGGGCTTCGCACACGGTGGCGCTGGTCCTGAAGCCTGGTGATGTGGTGATCTATGAATCAACGGTCTATCCTGGGGCTACGGAAGAGGTCTGTATCCCGATTTTGGAGGAAGCCTCTGGCCTGATCTATAATAAGGACTTCTTTGCTGGCTACAGCCCGGAGCGGATCAATCCCGGTGATCATGAACACCGCCTCCCCACCATAGTCAAGGTGACCTCCGGTTCTACGCCAAAGATTGCTGACTTTGTTGATCAACTTTATCAGACCATTATCACAGCAGGCACCTTTAAGGCCACCAGTATCCGGGTGGCTGAGGCGGCCAAGGTCATAGAGAACACCCAGCGTGATGTTAATATTGCCCTGGTGAATGAGTTGGCCCTGATCTTCAATCGCCTGGGCATTAATACCCTGGATGTCCTGGAAGCTGCTGGCACCAAGTGGAATTTCCTGCCCTTTCGGCCCGGCCTGGTGGGTGGGCATTGCATCGGCGTGGATCCCTATTATCTGACCCATAAGGCCCAGCAGGTAGGCTATCATCCGGAGATGATCCTGGCCGGGCGGCGGCTCAACGATAATATGGGCCGCTATATCGCCTCAGAGGTAGTGAAGCTGATGCTGATGAAGCGGATTCATGTGGCGGATGCCAAGATCCTGGTCCTTGGTCTGACCTTTAAAGAGAATTGTCCTGACCTGCGCAATACCCGAGTGACCGATATTATTGATGAGCTGAGTACCTACGGGGCTGATGTAGAGATTTATGATCCTTGGGCAGATTCCCAGGAGGCGCAGCAGTATTATGGTGTGACCATGACCGAGACCCTGGAAGAGAATCGCTACGATGCCGTGGTGCTGGCGGTGGCTCATCAGGAATTCAGCCGCTTTGATCAGGATGAACTGAAGCGTATCACCCGTTCCTGCGCAGTGATCTATGATGTGAAGAATGTCCTGGCCAAGGGCCTGGCTGATGGGAATTTATAA